The genomic window TAATATCAACAACATTATTATGCGGACGAATGCCTGATGCCATCAGTCTTCCTTGCATCCAAAGAGGAGATGGCTTGATTTGTACATTTTTAATAACCTTTGCAATATATAGCGGGTTATCTTCAGGTGCTTCCACATCAACAGTTATATAATCAGAAGCCTTTTCTGATGACTCAGTATGATCTGTTTCTGGAAGCTTTACTTCTCTTCCTAGAATTGCCGCCACTTCATACGCAACTCCTAGCAAGCTTAAGCAATCTGAACGGTTTGGAGTTAAGCCAAGCTCTAACACTTGGTCATCACGATGTAATAGTTCAATTGCATCTGTACCAACCTCGGCCCCTTGATGGAATACATAAATGCCTTCTGAATATTCCTTTGCCACAAGCTTGCTTTCAATGCCAAGCTCCTGAAGGGAACAGATCATTCCATTTGATTCCTCTCCGCGAAGCTTTGCCTTTTTGATTTTGAAGTTGCCTGGCAGAACGGCGCCAACTGTTGCAACAGCAACCTTTTGCCCCTTATCAACATTGGGAGCACCGCAAATGATTTGTACAGGCTCTTCCACACCAATATCGACTAAGCATTTATTTAATTTATCCGCATTCGGATGCTGCTCTCTTTCAAGAACATGCCCAACAACAACACCGCGAATTCCTTCATTTAGGACTTCTACGCCTTCAACCTCAATACCGCTTTTCGTAATTCTTTCTGCAAGTTCTGCAGGAGTAACACCTGATAAATCAACATAATCCTGCAGCCATTTATATGAAACAAACATGTTTTATCCTCCTGTATCTCATTTTCTAGCCCTTCAGCAGCTAATATCTATTCATTAATAGAGAATTGTTTTAAGAAACGCACATCATTTGTATAGAAATGACGAATATCATCAATGCCATATTTCAGCATTGCAATTCGCTCTACACCCATACCGAATGCAAACCCTGTGTATTTCTTTGAATCAAAGCCTGACATTTCAAGTACATTTGGATGAACCATTCCAGCTCCTAATATTTCAATCCAGCCGGTTTTTTTGCAGATGTTACAGCCCTTTCCGCCACATTTAAAGCAGGATACATCCACCTCTACTGAAGGCTCAGTGAATGGGAAGAAGCTTGGACGTAAGCGGATTTCTCTGTCTTCTCCGAATAATTTCTTCGCAAATAATTCTAATGTTCCCTTTAAATCACTCATGCGAATGTTTTCATCCACAACTAGGCCTTCAATTTGCATAAACTGATGGGAATGTGTAGCATCGTCATTATCGCGTCGGAACACTTTTCCAGGGCAAATAATTTTTACAGGACCTTTCCCTTTATGCTTTTCCATTGTTCTCGCCTGTACAGGAGATGTCTGGGTACGAAGAAGGATTTCATCTGTAATATAGAAGGAATCCTGCATATCGCGAGCTGGGTGATCCTTTGGCAGGTTCAGAGCTTCGAAATTGTAATAATCACTTTCCACTTCAGGTCCTTCAGCAATTGTATAACCCATCCCAATAAATAAATCTTCAATTTCCTCAACAATGCTTGTAAGCGGGTGATGATTTCCTGTTTTCACAGGACGGCCAGGCAGAGTAACATCAATTTTTTCTCCGGCTAGTTTTTCTTGGACAGCCGCCTCTTCTAAATGAGATTGTTTTGTCTCAATTTCAACAGCAATCGCATCGCGCACTTCATTCGCTAGTGCTCCCATGATTGGGCGTTCTTCGGCAGATAATTTCCCCATGCCTTTTAATACTTCTGTAATTGGCCCTTTTTTTCCTAAATAGGAAACTCGAATATCATTTAGTTCTTTTAAATCAGACGCTTGACTGATTTTGTCCAACGCTTCGGTTTGCAGTTCTTTTAAACGCTCTTGCATCTAAAAAATCCTCCTTTAATTCTGTTTTTTTCCAAAATAAAAAACCTCTATCCCATAAAGGGACGAGGTTTTGGATTCGCG from Bacillus sp. DTU_2020_1000418_1_SI_GHA_SEK_038 includes these protein-coding regions:
- the pheS gene encoding phenylalanine--tRNA ligase subunit alpha produces the protein MQERLKELQTEALDKISQASDLKELNDIRVSYLGKKGPITEVLKGMGKLSAEERPIMGALANEVRDAIAVEIETKQSHLEEAAVQEKLAGEKIDVTLPGRPVKTGNHHPLTSIVEEIEDLFIGMGYTIAEGPEVESDYYNFEALNLPKDHPARDMQDSFYITDEILLRTQTSPVQARTMEKHKGKGPVKIICPGKVFRRDNDDATHSHQFMQIEGLVVDENIRMSDLKGTLELFAKKLFGEDREIRLRPSFFPFTEPSVEVDVSCFKCGGKGCNICKKTGWIEILGAGMVHPNVLEMSGFDSKKYTGFAFGMGVERIAMLKYGIDDIRHFYTNDVRFLKQFSINE